AACTCGGGAATTAGCTCAGCAGCAAACGCAATCATGAAACCTCTAAAACCCTCTAAGTAAATGGAAAAGAGGTATGCGAAAATGCCTCCAGCAGTCGCTGTAAGTGCAGAAAAGAAATTTAATCCTAATGCTAGTGATTTCTTTAAGCCTCCATACACCAGCACTGCAAAGTCACCGATTTCTTGCGGAATTTCATGAAAGACCGCTGCAACAGTGGTAACAAGCCCAATTGGAAAACCTATAATAAAACTTGTTGTAATCACAACGCCATCAGTGAAATTATGGATAGCATCTCCTACTAAGTTCAAATATACAAAGTTCTTTACCGAAGCCTTACTGACATCCCCTGTAATTTCTATCTTTTTCTCCACCCCACTCATATGCCCATGCCCATGGTACCAGTAGATAACCCGTTCGAGAAAAAGAATGCCACAAATCCTAACGTAATGTATACTAAACTAATCCTAAACTAATCGACCCTTCTACTAGTTCCATTGCCTCGGGAAGCAAATTAAAATATGCTGCCCCTAAAATAGAGCCAGCAGCAAAACTTATGAATACTAGCAGAAAGTTGTCTAATTTTTTCTCGTTTATAGAAATAACAAAAACGCCGACAAAGGAGATCAGACTGACTACGGCTACCGCCAACATCGCATAAAAC
The DNA window shown above is from Candidatus Bathyarchaeota archaeon and carries:
- a CDS encoding ZIP family metal transporter, whose amino-acid sequence is MSGVEKKIEITGDVSKASVKNFVYLNLVGDAIHNFTDGVVITTSFIIGFPIGLVTTVAAVFHEIPQEIGDFAVLVYGGLKKSLALGLNFFSALTATAGGIFAYLFSIYLEGFRGFMIAFAAELIPELQEEKSLSKSILQFLLFTLGIVLVWSLGLIFPE
- a CDS encoding ZIP family metal transporter, which codes for MENLFYAMLAVAVVSLISFVGVFVISINEKKLDNFLLVFISFAAGSILGAAYFNLLPEAMELVEGSISLGLV